The DNA sequence GGTTTTGAAGTGGCGGTCAAGGATTCGAACAACGCTCAGGCCGGAACCCTGACCGTCACTGATGCGACGAACACGATCTCCGGTCTTTCAAGCGGCATCACATACATTAAGCAGACTTCAGCCGGTACCTATGCTGGAACAGCCAATGGACCTGTTAGCTGGAATTTGAGCTGGACAGCGCCGGCAGCAGGCAGAGGGAAGGTATACTTTTATGTATCCGGGGTTGCGGCTGACAACTCTTCTGACGATGCTGGAGATTATGGGTATCACATAAGTCAGGAGGTCCCTGAAAAAACAACCGGAGTCTCAGATAATGATGCTGTGCATGGTTCAGCCAGACCTGGCAGATTTGACCTGCATCAGAATTACCCTAATCCGTTCAATTTAGCCACCTCCATAGGTTACACTCTAAAGACAGAGGGATGGGTAAACTTGACCATCTACAATATTCTAGGACAGAAAATCAGAACCTTAATCAACCAAAAAGAGCCAGCAGGGAACTATTCGGTTCAATGGGATAGCAGGGATGAGAAGGGAAGAGTTGTGGCTGGCGGAGTTTACTTCTATGTACTCAAAGCAGGTGACTTCACCTCTTCCAAAAGGATGGTTCTGCTGAAATAGTATCACATAATTCACTGCTGATAAAGTGGATTAAGCAGATATAGGAAGCGGATTTATCAGTCTCAAGGTCAAAATTGATCTAATTATATTAATCTGCTGTTAGACGCTTGTAGGGGCGTATTGCAATACGCCCCTACAAAAAACTCTTAAGAAAAAAAGTGGAGTCACTAAACGCAGTCAATGCTTCCTTCTGCATCCTTTAGGGCTTCCCGTAATGACAAATAGAGACGCATTCAATGCGTCTCTACGTGTTTTCTATCTCTCCCTGTCTCCCTATTTAATGAGATCTCTGTAATTTTTTATTTTGGCTTTTGGGTTCAAATGCGTATATTTATATGGACTTTGATGACGGATGAGATTTATGTTTAGAATCAGTTTGAAGCTCTTGCTCCTTTCAGGGTTTATTTTTCTTTTGTCCTTTTCTTTGACCTGCAAGAAGCCGGATACTCCGAGTTACACAGATGTGGATGCGATAAAGGATTATATTAACTACAATCCGGATATCTTCCTGGCGGATGTGTTTGATACCCTAAGAGTTGCTCCCTTCTTCAGGGAGATAACTAATAAGGATTACTGGATAGGAATAGTCTTTCACAATCCTGATTCAATTAACTTTCTAAAATCTGCAGACGTGAGCTGGGAGGATAGCATTCAAGGAGTCTTTCATACCTTCATCTCTGGAAAAGAATATCTCAAGAACTTTAAAGCCTTTTCCAGGGTCAAGGCTTATTTTGAGCAGTGGGGGAATTCAGGCGACCTTTACCGTGGCTGGCTGCTGATAAAAATTTCTAATGTTCAGATTTACTCCCCTTTAACATCAGTTGGATTCGGGAATCTTCAGTTCGATACTTCAGGCGCCAGTAACAATCTCAGCCTGAGTGGTCTTTTTGAGCTGAAGAACGTTCTACAGTTGAGAAAATCGACCAGCGTTACATTCACAATTGAGCCCCTGTATGCCACCGACAGATATTATCTACATATCTATGAAGGTGGAGCCTGGAAAAAAATACCTTTTACCCAAGGGACAGGAAACGATTTTTCTGCAAGCTGGACCACGGGCTTTAGTACCCAGGACCTTAACGTCTATAAGCATGCTTATATAGATGGCTTAAGCTCTAAGACCGTCGACGATACCTTATCCAGGTACAATTCAAACGCCTGGGGGATTATCTACAAAATCAAATAGCCGAGATTTACAAAAAAACCTTTAAGCAGGAGGGTGAAGATGCCTGAGTATCCGGTCAAGTATGACGTGCCCTATCCAGAGAAATCCAATCCCTGGCTGGTTCTGGCGCGTCTCTTTTTTGGGTGGCTTTACATCGGGATTCCCCACGGGATTTACATGGGGCTGTACGGTATAGTGGCATTCTTTGTAATCATCTATGCCGGGTTAGTGATCATTTTTACCGGTAATTACCCCAAAAATTCGTTCGACTATATCGTCAGATACCAGAGGTACATTAACAGGGTCCAGGCTTACTGGCTCTGTATGGTGGATAAATATCCGCCGTTCAGCGGCTGGGAGTAGCTAACTTACACTGGAGTGTAAAGCTTTAGCCTTACCTGATGGGTCAGGAGCGCAGGGCTCCTGACACGTCCCAAAAATCAAGTACCGTCGGGTCGGGGGACCCGACGGACACATAAAGGGCGAACACGCAGGTTCGCCCCTACAGACCTCTTTGCTCTCAGGCGGATGTTATCATCCGCCTTTGTGTTTCCGCTGGATGATAACATCCAGCGGGAGCAAGAATGATACCATTGGGTGGCATCCACAAACTTGTTTGTGGATGAAATTAATATAGGTAGCAGATCAACAGTGGAGTCAGGAGCCTAAGGCTCCTGACCTACGGCTCTACATTAGACCTCACCCTTTACATCTCCTTACATGGAGAGGTAAAATGATCGACCCACATTGAGGGCAATGTGGGTCTACCGGTTTCAATGTTAGATGCCATCGGTTTAATCCGCGCAGGGATAATGTCACCATCCGGCTGTGTTTCCGCTAGGTGATAACATCCAGGGGACGCAAGGTTCGTCAACCTGTACGACATTTTCTTCGTTGGTGAGGACACCAACGAAGTGCTAAATTAAATTCCCGTCGGGTCAGGGGACCCGACGGTCACATATTATAGTTTTCCATTACCCCTCTCCTTGGCCCTTTACCTTACAAAGTAAGACAAGTCTTGAAAAATGGTTCTGGTTGCACTATTATTATCAATAAAGAGTTATACTTTAGTGTCGATTAATTGATATAGAGCTCATATCGGGTGCACCTATGGATACTAAGATGACCAGGGGTCATTCAAACTTGACCCTGCTTAAGGAATTAAATTCGACTATCAAGAGGTTAAGCATTTATCCGGCAGACCATCCTGCGGTAAAACTCGTTTTAAAAGAGACCTCCGAATTGTTCCAGGAGTTTTTCAAGACTAAAACCGAAATCGTCTTAGGCAAAGTCGAAAACAAATTAGTCTTAGAAGGGGAGACTTTGGATGCTAATCTGATCTCCGAAAAGGTCTGGAACACACTTGAAAAACAGAAGATCAAAAGCATAAGTTTCTTAAAATGGTTGAGCCAGGAAGAGCTGAGGAGTTTCCTGGAATTTTTCCTGAAAAAAGAGGAGGAGGATTTATCGGCTTATCTTCAGAAAAATAAAATCACTCACCTCAGATTAAACCAACTTCATTATGAGGTAGTATCAGACGATGAGAAGGTGGTCAAGGCTGAGCTCATGGATAAACTGCAGTTGAAAGGCGAGCTTTCCAGAGTGATAAGGGAACACCCGGAGCTTTTGAAAGATATCCTTTTAGGAAAACTCATACAGAAAGAAAAACTGCAAATGTTATATAAAGAGACTGCTCTTCCCTCTAGCCAGGAGGATGAAGGCAAGGGTTCTGGCTCAAGTGGTTCCGGAGGAGGAGGATGGGGTGAGGGTGGGGGAGAGGGAATTGGGGTAGGTATAGATTTAAAGAAAACTCTGGAAGACCTCAAGGCGGAGATCTATAGCCTGTCAGATGATGAGATTCTTGCCCTCCTGACCTACCAGCTAAAGCAGAGTTTTCAGAATATGCCTCAAAACAAAGAAAGCTCAGATGAAGCTCTTCAGATGGTCAAAAAGGCCCTGGAGAAAAGAGATAAAAGAAAGCTCCTGCCCCAGCTTAAAGAGTTGCTTTCCAGTTACGGGATAATCGATGAGAGATATTTTGACCTGTTGATCAATGAATTGTATCAGAAAGAAGAGGAGATTGTCTTCTCTGCCCTGCAGTTCCTGGAAGAGCTGGAGAAAAACAGGATAGAGAAGAAAAATTTAGAGGAAAAGATAAAAGGTATCCTGCATTCGCCAGATGAAAAGCTGAAAAAGAAGATAATCGATACCCTTATAGAGAAGCTGGATTCCAAAGATAACTCGCTCAGGCAGGATTCAATTGCGGTTTTGAAAAAGATGATCGAGCTTTCCAGCTCCGAAGAAAAAGAAGAGGATTTCGTATATATAAAGGATAAATTACTGGGAATGCCAGAAGATACTCTGGCATCTTTTAGGTTCTATCAGGGATATTTTGAGCTTTTGCCTTTGCTCTTTTCCAATTTAGCTAAAAAAGGAAACTTACAGGGACTAAGCAGGTTTTTATCTAAGATAAGACAGAACAATAAAGATAAAGAGGAACTTCCCGAACTGGGGAAATTGAAAACGGATTTTGTAACAGAGATTTCCACCGAGCAAAATCTGAATCTTCTGCTCAAGCCAGCAATAGCTGATTTCAATACCCAGAGAGGGAAAGAGTTAGAAGAGATATTAGAAAACTTAGAAAAAAGAAAAGTTGCCCAGAAGCTTCTGGAGATCTTCACAGTAGAGCAGAGAAACGTTCGCCTGTGGGCGCTCAGGGTCTTGAGCACTATGGGAGAAGATTCAATCGAAACCATTTCGCTCTTTTTTACCAGTGAGGACGACTTTAAAAAAAGAAAAGACCAGGGTATTCTGGCAGATGAATCCTGGTACAGGATAAGAAATATGCTGTTTGTCCTGGGGAATATCGAAAGCCAAAAAGCAGTTGACCTTTTATGGGATTTCAAAAACAGTCCTGACCCCAGGGTCAGGCTTGAAGTTTTAAAGGCTCTGGAGAAAAAGAAAGGGGAGAAGGTAAATCAGATTTTAGCAGAGCTGCTGAAGGATAAAGAGGAAGAGGTTCACAAAAAAGCACTCAATCTGATCAGCGCATCCGGTGAGAAAGAGTTCATCCCTGCTTTGAAGGATGCTTTTTTCAAAGGGCATCTGGACAGAAAGAAACTGTTTGCCGCTATGGTGAAGATAGGAGAAGAAGATTGCCGGGATTTCGCGCTCAGACTGATAGTGGAGGAAAGCCTTTTTTCAGGGAACATTCCCAAAAAGGAAAAAGAAGAGTTACAGTTGACTGCTTTGAATCTGTTAGAGAATAACCTAGATGAAAAAATTTTTAGAGCTTTGGAGAGTCATCTGCGGAAAAGGAGAAAGGGGCTTTTAGGGATATTACACCGGGATGACGTCAGCGGGAGAATCGCAAAAATCCTGTCCTTAAGAGATAAGGAAATCAACGCTTCCAGACTTTGAAAGATCAATAGTTTTTAAGACCTAAATGAGAAAATATTTTTTTCTGCTCATATCTATTTTCTTGATTTATTTCCCCTCCCAGGGATTTTCTCAATATTATTTCGGGCAGAATAAAGTTCAATACTCCAGCTTCGAGTGGGAGGTTTTGACCACCGAGCATTTCCAGGTCTACTTTTATCTGGAGGAAAAAGAGATCGCCGAGATAGCGGCAAAAATAGCTGAGGATAGCTATGTTTACCTGCAGGACAAGTTCAATTTTCACATCTCCCGCAAGATACCCTTGATCATCTACAGCTCGCCCAACTATTTTGAACAGACCAACGTTATTCCCAGCCTCCTGCCTGAGAACGTGGCGGGTTTCACCGAGTTCTTCAAGGGACGGATGGTTATCCCGTTTAACGGCTCTTACTCTTCTTTCAAGCACACCATCCGGCACGAGCTGGTGCACGTTTTCTCCTATGAGAAGATCTACTCAGTGATGAAACTGCACCGGAGGTATAATTATACCGAGCCTCCCTTATGGTTCCAGGAAGGGTTAGCCGAACACTGGTCAGAAGGGATGGATTCCGAGGCGGAGATGATAATCAAGGATTTCGTCATCTCCGGAAACCTGGTGAAGATCGAGGACATCGGCGAAATATCCGGCTCTTATCTGATGTACAAGGAAGGGGAATCTTTTTTAGGTTTTTTAGCTGAGGAATACGGAGACGACCGGCTTTCCCTTCTGTTCGAGAACTACTGGGAAGGTGGAGGTTTTTCAGAAGTGGTTGAGCTGACCTTCAAGAAAAACTTAAAGGAGTTAGGGGAGGAATGGTATTACCACCTGAAGAAGAATTATTACCCTCAGATTTCCTCCGGCGACCTGCCCAGCCGTTCAGCCAGGAAACTGACTCTGGATGGATTCAACGTCAAACCGGCTTTAGTTCCATACCGGTTCAAAGATAAAACCGAAGACTGGATAGTATTCAAATCGAATAAATTAGGATATTCCAATTTATCCCTGATGTCCCCCCGGGGGGAAAAGGAGAAGCTCTTCACCCTGGTTAAGGCGGAAAGGTCTCCCCAGTTCGAATCGCTTCACCTTTTAGAAAGCAGAATCGGAGGCTCAGAGGATAGCAGGATAGCCTTTGTTTCCAAAAGCAAAGAAAAAGATTGGTTGTATGTTTATGACCTGAAAAAGATGAAGATCACCCTGCGCAAAAGTTTTGACTCCCTGATAAGCTTATCCTCTCCCTCCTGGTCAGAAGATAACGACAAGATAGTTATGACCGGTGTGGATAAAAGAGGATATACTGACCTTTATATCTATTACCTTCTGTCTGACTCCCTTGTCCGGCTGACTGAGGATATCTATCATGAAAAGGACCCGGTCTGGTCCAGAGATGG is a window from the Candidatus Zixiibacteriota bacterium genome containing:
- a CDS encoding T9SS type A sorting domain-containing protein, giving the protein MKRLALVILLILTTWVLVWAYSNNPPNRRTGAPGENLCSGCHNTYAENSGDGTLSISGFPANYDPLATYPITVTLSDPGQSRWGFEVAVKDSNNAQAGTLTVTDATNTISGLSSGITYIKQTSAGTYAGTANGPVSWNLSWTAPAAGRGKVYFYVSGVAADNSSDDAGDYGYHISQEVPEKTTGVSDNDAVHGSARPGRFDLHQNYPNPFNLATSIGYTLKTEGWVNLTIYNILGQKIRTLINQKEPAGNYSVQWDSRDEKGRVVAGGVYFYVLKAGDFTSSKRMVLLK
- a CDS encoding DUF4389 domain-containing protein; this translates as MPEYPVKYDVPYPEKSNPWLVLARLFFGWLYIGIPHGIYMGLYGIVAFFVIIYAGLVIIFTGNYPKNSFDYIVRYQRYINRVQAYWLCMVDKYPPFSGWE
- a CDS encoding HEAT repeat domain-containing protein, producing the protein MDTKMTRGHSNLTLLKELNSTIKRLSIYPADHPAVKLVLKETSELFQEFFKTKTEIVLGKVENKLVLEGETLDANLISEKVWNTLEKQKIKSISFLKWLSQEELRSFLEFFLKKEEEDLSAYLQKNKITHLRLNQLHYEVVSDDEKVVKAELMDKLQLKGELSRVIREHPELLKDILLGKLIQKEKLQMLYKETALPSSQEDEGKGSGSSGSGGGGWGEGGGEGIGVGIDLKKTLEDLKAEIYSLSDDEILALLTYQLKQSFQNMPQNKESSDEALQMVKKALEKRDKRKLLPQLKELLSSYGIIDERYFDLLINELYQKEEEIVFSALQFLEELEKNRIEKKNLEEKIKGILHSPDEKLKKKIIDTLIEKLDSKDNSLRQDSIAVLKKMIELSSSEEKEEDFVYIKDKLLGMPEDTLASFRFYQGYFELLPLLFSNLAKKGNLQGLSRFLSKIRQNNKDKEELPELGKLKTDFVTEISTEQNLNLLLKPAIADFNTQRGKELEEILENLEKRKVAQKLLEIFTVEQRNVRLWALRVLSTMGEDSIETISLFFTSEDDFKKRKDQGILADESWYRIRNMLFVLGNIESQKAVDLLWDFKNSPDPRVRLEVLKALEKKKGEKVNQILAELLKDKEEEVHKKALNLISASGEKEFIPALKDAFFKGHLDRKKLFAAMVKIGEEDCRDFALRLIVEESLFSGNIPKKEKEELQLTALNLLENNLDEKIFRALESHLRKRRKGLLGILHRDDVSGRIAKILSLRDKEINASRL